One Silene latifolia isolate original U9 population chromosome 4, ASM4854445v1, whole genome shotgun sequence DNA segment encodes these proteins:
- the LOC141651694 gene encoding uncharacterized protein LOC141651694, producing the protein MMTVAVVGHIKEACMCKGFGSTLSGPALRWLVSLPNRSISTFANQVNAFTQQFASSRKPQKHAGDLYRIVQGASKTIGEYNTRFNNEKLAVRECDVSTAVEAFRRGLHHESDLYKQLTMHRCHSFEAVQEKAAAAIRLEKDILARAIIPSAPSVSCTSAMEKSIRKQPTSKKEERYRPYGRGVNRIDNREENQQLPTLAEYGFTTSVGGILKALREMGDGVRWPRPPVEGQSWRKDSKKKCEFHRDIGHNTEDCYTLRREIRRMISHSDLPAVAFNEEDVHDGQEHHDAFIITLSMANFTVRKVLVDTVPSTYHQCVKFPTPWEVETIRGDQEEARGCYKKALKCTANPPA; encoded by the exons ATGATGACAGTGGCAGTTGTAGGACACATAAAAGAAGCATGTATGTGCAAGGGGTTTGGATCCACACTGTCAGGGCCAGCACTCCGATGGCTCGTAAGTTTGCCTAACAGATCAATATCCACGTTTGCCAACCAGGTAAACGCATTCACTCAGCAATTCGCAAGCAGTCGGAAGCCACAAAAGCATGCAGGCGACTTGTACAGAATTGTTCAAGGAGCAAGTAAGACCATTGGAGAGTACAACACtagatttaacaatgagaagcTGGCGGTACGGGAATGTGATGTGTCAACAGCAGTGGAAGCCTTCAGAAGGGGTCTACACCATGAGTCAGACTTGTATaagcagctgactatgcaccGTTGCCATAGCTTTGAAGCGGTGCAAGAAAAGGCAGCAGCTGCGATTAGACTAGAAAAAGATATCCTAGCTAGAGCCATCATACCAAGCGCGCCAAGCGTATCCTGCACATCGGCCATGGAGAAGTCAATAAGAAAACAACCCACCAGCAAGAAGGAGGAGAGATACAGGCCATATggtaggggagtcaacagaatcgataACAGGGAAGAGAATCAGCAACTCCCCACACTGGCGGAATATGGATTCACAACTAGCGTTggaggaatcctgaaagcactcagggagatgggagacggGGTAAGGTGGCCCAGGCCACCAGTAGAAGGGCAGTCATGGCGAAAAGACAGTAAGAAAAAATGTGAGTTCCATCGTGACATCGGGCATAACACGGAAGATTGCTACACCCTACGCAGGGAGATTAGGCGCAT GATTTCTCACAGCGACCTGCCTGCTGTTGCTTTCAACGAAGAGGATGTACATGACGGTCAAGAACATCATGATGCATTTATCATAACACTGTCAATGGCCAATTTCACGGTTAGAAAGGTTCTGGTAGATACTG TtccctcaacatatcatcaatgtgTAAAGTTTCCCACGCCATGGGAAGTAGAGACAATCCGAGGagaccaggaggaagctagaggctgctacaagaagGCATTAAAATGCACTGCCAACcctccagcatag